One segment of Vibrio gazogenes DNA contains the following:
- the bamC gene encoding outer membrane protein assembly factor BamC — MKFFNQLVCSSLAVFMMSGCSDSALTRQTAEGDFDYLNAKLSTAWKMPPDAELQRYHNYDIPDGKYQGGLGEQVDIRPPQSVLTLIPGVRIDSDKNQVTFWTVQPQLADEIWHVISQYLEQHQVARSQSRPSLIDTAWISWSAEDEVAPVKARYRYTRLQQGKKYGIQVSLLDMQQRDSTAEKAIYIQNRYTVIMANAITMQYDRQAQEEAARKSRQMAQQIAVAMGADRSGLPVVIARTPYDNMWQRLPDALAKIGFSVEDRNRSQGTIKVKFSQPDDEVWQALGVAPVSLDNGTYTLLLGDLGNRTSINITGKGDKPVTEEKLKAFSTALAALFHQSH; from the coding sequence ATGAAATTTTTCAATCAGCTGGTTTGTAGTTCACTGGCTGTATTTATGATGTCTGGATGTTCTGATAGTGCGTTGACACGACAAACTGCAGAAGGCGACTTTGATTATTTAAACGCAAAATTATCCACGGCTTGGAAAATGCCTCCGGATGCTGAATTACAGCGCTACCACAATTACGATATTCCCGATGGAAAATATCAGGGTGGATTGGGGGAGCAAGTGGATATTCGTCCGCCTCAGTCCGTATTGACCTTGATCCCGGGTGTACGGATCGACAGTGATAAGAATCAGGTTACGTTCTGGACGGTGCAGCCACAGCTTGCGGATGAAATCTGGCATGTTATTTCACAGTATTTAGAGCAGCATCAAGTCGCACGTTCGCAGTCTCGCCCATCACTGATCGATACTGCTTGGATATCATGGTCAGCAGAAGATGAAGTTGCTCCCGTGAAAGCGAGATACCGCTATACCCGTTTACAGCAGGGGAAAAAGTACGGTATTCAGGTCTCTTTGCTGGATATGCAGCAGCGTGATTCAACAGCAGAAAAAGCAATTTACATTCAGAATCGTTACACCGTGATCATGGCGAATGCGATTACAATGCAATATGATCGTCAGGCTCAGGAAGAAGCGGCGAGAAAATCGCGTCAAATGGCTCAACAGATTGCTGTTGCCATGGGGGCAGATCGCAGTGGTTTGCCTGTAGTGATAGCCAGAACACCATATGACAATATGTGGCAACGCCTGCCAGATGCCTTAGCTAAGATTGGTTTTAGTGTCGAAGATCGCAACCGCTCTCAAGGCACGATAAAAGTTAAATTCAGTCAACCGGATGATGAAGTCTGGCAAGCGCTTGGTGTCGCACCTGTTTCTCTTGATAACGGCACATACACATTATTGCTGGGGGACTTGGGTAACCGGACGTCTATTAATATCACAGGCAAGGGTGACAAACCTGTTACTGAAGAGAAGCTTAAGGCGTTTTCTACCGCGTTAGCGGCATTGTTTCATCAATCGCACTAG
- a CDS encoding winged helix-turn-helix domain-containing protein: MELSPVFARRLYLAYLVENLDRPNVPRLIEHTGWPRRTIQDVLKALPAIGIQLMFIQDGRRHNDGYYRLSDWGPFDSQWIVERQDDIAASLGKSL, encoded by the coding sequence ATGGAATTGAGTCCTGTTTTTGCAAGAAGGCTTTATCTAGCCTACTTGGTTGAAAATTTAGACAGGCCAAATGTCCCCAGATTAATTGAACATACCGGGTGGCCTCGTCGCACAATTCAGGATGTGTTGAAAGCATTACCGGCGATCGGTATTCAACTCATGTTTATCCAAGACGGGAGACGACATAATGACGGGTACTATCGGTTGTCCGATTGGGGGCCATTTGATAGTCAATGGATCGTTGAGCGTCAGGATGATATAGCCGCCAGTCTGGGTAAATCCCTTTAG
- a CDS encoding flagellin, with product MAITVNTNISALLAQHYVNQANSAWVQAMERLSSGYRINHARDDAAGLQISNRLGTQMSGLDVAVRNANDGISIMQTAEGAMQESTSLLQRMRDLALQSANGSNSQADRQALQEEYVALNDELNRIAETTSFGGRKLLNGTFGTSSFQIGASAGEAVQLSFSNMRTDTLDMGGFSYLAQKVPPSNWRVQSEQNQLTMRFKDAQGVDQQIDIEAKAGDDIEQLATYINGQTDQVSASVNEQGQLQIFMAGKETAGTIDFSGSLASELQIGVMGYESVNDINITQVGGAQRAVSVLDTALSFVDKNRAELGAFQNRFGHAIQNLDNIHENLAASRSRIRDTDYAREATQSMKQQILQRVSMSILAQAKRQPNVALYLLR from the coding sequence ATGGCAATTACAGTCAATACCAATATATCGGCATTGCTGGCTCAGCATTATGTTAATCAGGCAAACAGTGCCTGGGTACAAGCGATGGAGCGTTTATCTTCCGGTTACCGTATCAATCATGCAAGAGATGATGCGGCCGGTTTGCAGATATCAAATCGCTTGGGGACACAAATGAGCGGGTTGGATGTTGCGGTGAGAAATGCAAATGATGGCATTTCAATCATGCAGACCGCTGAAGGCGCTATGCAGGAAAGCACATCGCTCTTACAGCGAATGCGTGATCTGGCGTTACAGTCGGCCAATGGTTCGAATTCCCAAGCGGATCGGCAGGCGTTGCAAGAAGAATATGTTGCCCTGAATGATGAGTTGAACCGCATTGCTGAGACCACCTCTTTCGGTGGCAGAAAGTTATTGAACGGGACTTTTGGCACTTCATCTTTTCAGATCGGTGCGAGTGCCGGAGAAGCAGTACAACTTTCATTCAGTAACATGCGTACCGATACACTCGATATGGGAGGGTTTAGCTACCTCGCCCAGAAGGTGCCACCATCAAATTGGCGCGTTCAGTCGGAGCAGAATCAGCTCACCATGCGTTTTAAGGATGCGCAAGGGGTCGATCAACAGATCGATATTGAAGCCAAAGCCGGGGATGATATTGAACAGTTAGCAACCTATATCAATGGCCAGACGGATCAAGTTTCTGCTTCGGTGAATGAGCAGGGGCAATTGCAGATATTTATGGCCGGCAAAGAGACCGCTGGCACGATTGATTTCAGTGGCTCGCTTGCCAGTGAACTACAAATCGGTGTGATGGGGTATGAATCGGTTAATGATATCAATATCACTCAGGTCGGTGGTGCACAAAGGGCGGTTTCCGTCTTGGATACTGCGTTATCGTTCGTCGATAAAAATCGGGCTGAGTTGGGTGCATTTCAGAATCGTTTCGGACATGCCATCCAGAATTTGGACAATATTCATGAGAATCTGGCCGCTTCCAGAAGCCGTATCCGAGATACGGATTATGCTC
- a CDS encoding Dyp-type peroxidase, with the protein MSHPQTAILPEPGPFALYAIFKVKQEAASVLRQLQSLPELVETLNASQPGADLSLSIAFSHSFWKQLDAALPPELVDFTPLGQGNIRAPATDVDFLIHVHGQRHDLLFYVLRQLMSGISEWVDIIDETYGYRYLDARDMTGFIDGTENPKDERRQEVALIHDGEFAGGSYVMMQRFVHQLPAWERLNIAAQEKVIGRTKDDSVELDDVPAASHVGRVDLKENGQGLKILRHSLPYGTVSGDHGLLFIAYCQTLHNFQAMLESMYGERDGKTDQMLRFTQAVTGAYLFAPSAAMLQSLTMR; encoded by the coding sequence ATGTCTCATCCTCAAACTGCAATTTTGCCAGAACCCGGACCATTTGCGCTGTATGCCATCTTTAAAGTCAAGCAAGAAGCGGCATCGGTATTGCGTCAGTTACAATCTTTACCGGAGCTGGTCGAGACACTGAATGCATCTCAGCCCGGTGCTGACCTGTCCCTTTCCATTGCATTCAGTCATTCATTCTGGAAACAATTAGACGCGGCTTTACCGCCTGAGTTGGTGGATTTTACCCCATTAGGTCAGGGGAACATTCGTGCGCCAGCGACCGACGTCGATTTTTTGATTCATGTGCACGGTCAGCGCCATGACTTACTGTTTTATGTGTTGCGCCAACTGATGAGTGGAATTTCCGAATGGGTGGACATTATTGATGAAACTTACGGATATCGTTATCTCGATGCGCGAGATATGACAGGGTTCATTGATGGCACTGAGAATCCGAAAGATGAACGACGTCAGGAAGTTGCACTTATCCACGATGGTGAATTTGCCGGTGGTAGTTATGTGATGATGCAGCGGTTTGTTCACCAGTTACCGGCATGGGAAAGATTGAACATTGCCGCTCAGGAGAAAGTAATCGGCAGAACGAAAGACGATTCAGTTGAACTAGATGATGTGCCGGCTGCATCTCATGTCGGGCGTGTTGATTTGAAAGAGAACGGGCAAGGGTTGAAAATCCTCAGACATAGCTTGCCATATGGGACAGTGAGTGGTGATCATGGCTTACTTTTCATCGCATATTGCCAGACTTTGCATAACTTCCAGGCGATGTTAGAGAGTATGTATGGCGAGCGTGATGGTAAAACAGATCAAATGCTCCGGTTTACGCAAGCGGTGACTGGTGCTTACTTATTTGCCCCCTCTGCAGCAATGCTACAGTCACTGACCATGCGATAA
- a CDS encoding ArsC family reductase — translation MTITLYGIPNCDTIKKARRWLDAENIEYRFHDFRKDGIHAELVEEFCQNLEWDKVVNKRGTTYRQLTQAQKDSLNSTTVIPLLVEYPAMIKRPVLVVNNTFHLGFSPEQYSEIFA, via the coding sequence ATGACCATTACGCTTTATGGCATCCCCAACTGCGACACAATAAAAAAAGCACGTCGCTGGTTAGATGCTGAAAATATCGAATATCGTTTTCACGATTTCCGTAAAGACGGCATCCATGCCGAACTCGTTGAAGAATTTTGTCAGAATTTAGAATGGGACAAGGTTGTCAATAAACGAGGCACAACCTATAGACAACTGACACAAGCACAAAAAGACAGTTTAAACAGTACAACCGTGATTCCTCTGTTGGTTGAATACCCGGCAATGATTAAACGTCCGGTTTTGGTGGTCAACAACACCTTCCACCTTGGTTTTTCACCTGAACAATACTCTGAGATATTTGCATAG
- the dapA gene encoding 4-hydroxy-tetrahydrodipicolinate synthase, whose translation MFSGSIVALITPFDSDGEVDYGSLKKLVDFHVDAGTDAIVSVGTTGESATLTIEEHVKVVSKTVEYAQGRIPVIAGTGANATHESLTFSRLLCNTGISGFLSVTPYYNKPTQEGLFLHYRAIAEETDIPLILYNVPGRTAVDMQPETVARLAEIKNIIGIKDATGDLSRVAKHRELCGEDFVLLSGDDSTGLEFIKLGGHGVISVTNNVAAAAMAQMVHLALDGQFDAAEALNEKLMSLHKNLFVESSPIPVKWAAHKMGLIDGGLLRLPMTELSEPNQPIVLQALASAGLL comes from the coding sequence ATGTTTTCTGGAAGTATAGTCGCACTAATTACCCCTTTTGATAGCGATGGAGAAGTAGACTACGGAAGTCTCAAAAAATTGGTCGATTTTCATGTAGATGCTGGAACCGATGCGATTGTATCCGTTGGCACCACTGGAGAATCGGCAACACTGACTATTGAAGAGCATGTCAAAGTTGTCTCAAAAACGGTTGAGTATGCACAAGGCCGTATTCCGGTGATTGCCGGAACAGGTGCGAATGCCACACATGAATCTCTGACATTTAGCCGTCTGTTGTGTAATACCGGTATTTCCGGGTTCTTAAGTGTCACACCTTATTACAACAAACCAACGCAAGAAGGTTTGTTCCTTCACTATCGAGCCATTGCAGAAGAGACCGATATCCCGCTGATTTTATATAACGTACCGGGCCGTACAGCGGTGGATATGCAGCCGGAAACAGTCGCGCGCTTAGCTGAAATAAAGAACATTATCGGTATTAAAGATGCGACCGGTGATTTGAGCCGGGTTGCGAAACATCGTGAACTTTGCGGAGAAGACTTTGTCTTACTGAGCGGTGATGATTCGACTGGATTGGAATTTATCAAGTTGGGTGGTCATGGTGTGATTTCCGTGACCAACAATGTTGCGGCAGCAGCAATGGCACAGATGGTTCATCTTGCCTTGGACGGGCAGTTTGATGCCGCTGAAGCGTTGAATGAAAAATTAATGAGTTTACATAAAAATCTGTTTGTTGAGTCGAGCCCGATCCCAGTGAAGTGGGCAGCCCATAAAATGGGATTGATTGATGGTGGCTTGTTACGTTTACCCATGACAGAATTATCAGAGCCCAATCAACCGATAGTATTACAGGCGTTGGCTTCTGCCGGATTACTATAG
- a CDS encoding AI-2E family transporter yields the protein MFDMLNRWYKRRFSDPHAVSLFAMLFFGFLIIYFMGHLIAPLLVAIVLAYLLEWPIIHMVRMGIPRTLSVILVIAVFVSLMLVAVFVLIPTIWNQVGNLINDIPNMYSQLQHLINTVPEKYPELADLAIVEPMMDNIKNQALHFGESVVKGSLASLVSIATLAVYLILVPLLIFFLLKDKGEMLNTASNIMPRNRKLVTKVWLEMNEQISNYIRGKVLEILIVGGVSYIAFAILDLRYSVLLAVAVGFSVLIPYIGAAAVTIPVAIVGIFQWGFTPSFYWLLVVYGVIQTLDGNVLVPVLFSEAVNLHPVAIIVAVLVFGGMWGFWGVFFAIPLATLVKAVWHALPSGEVED from the coding sequence ATGTTCGATATGTTGAATCGGTGGTACAAACGGCGCTTTTCCGACCCCCATGCCGTTAGCCTTTTTGCAATGTTATTCTTCGGGTTCCTGATTATCTATTTTATGGGGCATTTAATTGCACCGCTTCTGGTTGCCATTGTGCTGGCTTACCTGCTGGAGTGGCCGATCATACATATGGTTCGAATGGGGATCCCAAGAACGTTGAGTGTGATTCTGGTTATTGCTGTTTTCGTCAGTTTGATGTTGGTCGCTGTATTCGTGCTGATACCAACGATTTGGAACCAAGTCGGCAACCTGATTAATGATATTCCGAACATGTATAGTCAATTACAACATCTGATCAATACCGTGCCGGAAAAATACCCGGAGCTGGCTGATCTGGCGATTGTCGAGCCGATGATGGACAACATTAAGAATCAGGCACTGCATTTTGGTGAAAGTGTCGTTAAAGGTTCGTTGGCTTCTCTAGTGAGTATTGCGACATTGGCGGTATACCTGATATTAGTCCCGCTGCTGATTTTTTTTCTCCTGAAAGATAAGGGAGAGATGCTCAACACTGCCAGCAATATCATGCCCAGAAACCGAAAACTGGTGACTAAAGTCTGGCTCGAAATGAATGAACAAATTTCGAACTACATCCGTGGCAAAGTGCTGGAAATCCTGATAGTTGGAGGGGTGAGTTACATTGCGTTTGCCATTCTGGATTTACGGTACTCTGTATTGCTTGCTGTGGCTGTCGGTTTTTCTGTGCTTATTCCCTATATCGGTGCGGCGGCTGTGACGATCCCTGTTGCGATTGTCGGTATTTTTCAATGGGGATTTACACCATCATTTTATTGGTTATTGGTCGTTTACGGTGTGATTCAGACGCTTGACGGTAATGTGCTCGTTCCGGTTTTGTTTTCTGAGGCGGTTAATCTTCATCCGGTTGCAATTATTGTGGCGGTGCTGGTTTTTGGCGGGATGTGGGGTTTCTGGGGCGTGTTCTTTGCCATCCCTCTGGCGACTTTAGTGAAAGCAGTTTGGCATGCTTTACCCTCTGGTGAAGTAGAGGATTAA
- the bcp gene encoding thioredoxin-dependent thiol peroxidase → MTIEAGQTAPDFTLNDQDNNPVTLSELQGKKVLIYFYPRASTPGCTVQAQGLRDTKAELDAHNVVILGISPDTPKKLTNFIDKQALNFTLLADEEHAVCEKYGVWQLKKFMGRENMGVVRTSFLINESGELEHVFNKFKTKDHHQVVLDYLNSK, encoded by the coding sequence ATGACGATCGAAGCAGGACAAACTGCACCAGATTTCACCCTCAATGACCAAGATAACAACCCAGTAACGCTCTCCGAGCTGCAAGGAAAGAAAGTCTTGATCTACTTCTACCCGCGCGCTTCAACACCAGGCTGTACCGTTCAGGCGCAAGGGCTGCGTGATACGAAAGCTGAGCTAGATGCCCACAACGTTGTTATTCTTGGGATTAGCCCGGACACACCGAAAAAGCTGACTAATTTTATCGACAAACAAGCGCTTAACTTCACCTTGCTCGCCGATGAAGAGCACGCAGTTTGTGAAAAATACGGTGTTTGGCAACTCAAGAAGTTCATGGGCCGTGAAAACATGGGCGTCGTCAGAACAAGCTTTTTGATCAATGAATCTGGTGAACTTGAGCATGTGTTCAACAAGTTCAAGACGAAAGATCACCATCAAGTCGTATTGGACTACCTAAATAGCAAATGA
- a CDS encoding methyl-accepting chemotaxis protein produces MRFSQKIVAASSLLLIVTILLLSLQQLRTVRSSFESLVYSSLQELVSGVKNSITTDMRAKEAMAHSMTEVIQLDPNNRDYVKNVLETPTLKSGFVAVGLGYAGDGAVIENDDNWEPTSDYDPRKRPWYIDVKKQGKMFVTEPYIDFTSKKIIISIATPIYKNGQWVGGMYYDLDLSGLSNVVNSVNLFDAGHLFIVTEKGETIAHPNREYNGKKFTDYLPGAQLKTGMQRVEIDGKNYLINFTAVPSEHWYVGAVIDESIAFSTLSSLRNSSILYTLAGVIISLILLSLLIKRLMRPLGILNTAIDDIASGEGDLTKRLETDLDQEFATLAIGFNKFTEKLQYQISQSKEISSDILDGIKTIANHSSHSAEGMQSQMLEVDQLATAMNEMAATASEVAHNAQGAATAAKEADDASNEGAEVVSYTTQSINELSARIDQAVEEVTQLESATANIETILEVINEIADQTNLLALNAAIEAARAGDSGRGFAVVADEVRTLAQRTQKSTTEIRTMIEQLQSGASSVSATMGESKGKAAEAVDKSHIANQALQRISQAIQQISDMNIQIASAAEEQSLVAEEINNNMVKIKDISGEVADSAKGASHATQLQVDKVHQQEKLLNQFIV; encoded by the coding sequence ATGAGGTTTAGTCAAAAGATAGTAGCAGCGTCATCGCTACTTTTGATCGTGACGATTTTGTTGTTGTCTTTGCAACAATTAAGAACGGTTAGAAGTAGCTTTGAGTCCCTAGTTTACAGCAGCTTACAAGAGTTAGTTTCAGGTGTGAAGAATAGCATCACGACTGATATGCGAGCGAAAGAAGCAATGGCTCATTCGATGACAGAGGTCATTCAGTTGGATCCCAATAATCGGGATTACGTTAAGAATGTGTTAGAAACCCCCACGCTCAAATCAGGTTTTGTTGCTGTTGGGTTGGGATATGCCGGTGATGGTGCAGTGATCGAGAACGACGATAACTGGGAACCCACATCGGATTATGATCCGAGGAAACGGCCTTGGTACATTGATGTTAAAAAACAAGGGAAAATGTTCGTCACCGAACCTTATATAGACTTCACGTCGAAGAAAATCATTATTTCTATTGCGACACCGATTTATAAAAATGGTCAGTGGGTTGGTGGGATGTATTATGATCTGGATCTCTCAGGTCTCTCGAATGTAGTGAACTCCGTCAACCTTTTCGATGCAGGTCACCTATTTATCGTGACTGAAAAAGGGGAAACCATTGCCCATCCGAACCGGGAGTATAATGGGAAGAAATTTACCGATTATCTACCCGGTGCCCAGTTGAAAACGGGTATGCAGCGTGTAGAAATTGATGGTAAAAATTACCTGATTAACTTCACGGCAGTGCCGAGTGAGCATTGGTATGTTGGTGCTGTGATTGATGAATCTATCGCTTTTAGTACACTTTCTTCATTAAGAAACAGCTCTATTCTCTATACGCTGGCTGGTGTGATTATCAGCTTGATCTTGCTATCTCTGCTGATTAAACGGCTGATGCGTCCGCTTGGTATCCTGAATACTGCGATTGACGATATTGCTTCCGGTGAAGGCGATTTAACCAAACGACTGGAAACCGATCTGGATCAGGAATTTGCGACACTAGCGATTGGTTTCAACAAGTTTACCGAAAAGCTACAATATCAAATCAGTCAGTCGAAAGAGATTAGCAGCGATATTCTTGATGGTATCAAAACCATTGCTAATCATTCGAGTCATTCGGCTGAAGGTATGCAATCCCAAATGCTGGAAGTGGATCAGCTTGCAACGGCAATGAATGAGATGGCTGCGACAGCATCTGAAGTTGCTCATAATGCGCAAGGTGCTGCGACGGCAGCAAAAGAAGCTGATGATGCATCGAATGAAGGCGCTGAGGTTGTCAGTTATACCACGCAGTCAATTAATGAACTCTCAGCAAGAATTGATCAAGCAGTTGAAGAAGTCACACAATTAGAGTCGGCGACGGCAAATATTGAAACGATTCTGGAAGTAATTAATGAGATTGCGGATCAAACCAATCTGTTGGCATTGAATGCTGCGATTGAGGCAGCCAGAGCGGGAGACTCCGGACGTGGATTTGCTGTTGTTGCTGACGAAGTGCGCACGTTGGCACAAAGAACGCAGAAATCAACAACCGAGATTCGGACCATGATTGAGCAGTTGCAGTCCGGTGCATCTTCTGTGTCTGCCACAATGGGCGAGAGTAAAGGGAAGGCGGCTGAAGCGGTTGATAAATCGCATATTGCCAATCAGGCACTACAGCGTATCAGTCAGGCGATTCAACAGATTAGTGATATGAATATTCAGATCGCTTCGGCAGCGGAAGAGCAAAGTCTGGTTGCTGAAGAAATCAACAATAACATGGTGAAAATTAAAGATATCAGTGGTGAAGTTGCTGATTCTGCCAAAGGGGCAAGCCATGCAACCCAGTTACAGGTTGATAAAGTTCATCAACAGGAAAAACTGCTGAATCAGTTTATTGTTTGA
- a CDS encoding M15 family metallopeptidase, translating into MTPEQLTGKSEQHLQACLVDSKTFLIHRQVFQDFFALKQAADQAGFQLQIASGFRDFHKQLSIWNLKFSGERPLLDSQSHPLDVSNMPEQEKVLAILRWSALPGASRHHWGTDFDVYDRNALPANESLRLEPWEYQSGHQAHFSAWLTKHLSQFGFFLPYQQDRGGVSIEPWHISHHLIATQCLNQMSPDIIFQALADESIAGKDTIHKMIHTIYTQFVINIEQSGA; encoded by the coding sequence ATGACGCCTGAGCAATTAACCGGAAAAAGTGAGCAACATCTGCAAGCATGTCTTGTAGACAGTAAGACCTTCCTGATCCATCGGCAGGTCTTTCAAGATTTTTTTGCGTTGAAACAGGCCGCTGACCAAGCAGGATTCCAGTTACAGATTGCCAGCGGATTCCGTGATTTTCACAAGCAGCTTTCTATCTGGAATCTAAAATTTTCGGGAGAACGGCCGCTGCTCGATTCACAGAGCCATCCGCTTGACGTCTCAAACATGCCAGAGCAAGAAAAAGTTTTGGCAATTTTACGCTGGTCAGCCCTTCCCGGAGCCAGTCGGCATCATTGGGGCACAGACTTTGATGTGTATGACAGAAATGCGCTACCCGCCAATGAATCGCTACGTCTGGAACCCTGGGAATATCAATCCGGTCATCAGGCTCACTTTTCGGCATGGTTAACCAAGCATCTCTCTCAATTTGGTTTTTTCCTGCCGTATCAACAGGATCGGGGCGGCGTGTCGATCGAACCTTGGCATATCAGTCATCATCTCATTGCAACACAATGTCTCAATCAGATGTCACCTGATATTATTTTTCAGGCATTGGCTGATGAATCGATCGCAGGCAAAGACACGATCCACAAAATGATCCATACTATCTACACTCAATTTGTTATCAATATCGAGCAGAGCGGTGCATAA
- the dapE gene encoding succinyl-diaminopimelate desuccinylase, whose product MSDSPVLALAKELICRRSVTPEDAGCQDLMIERLKALGFEVEIMVFEDTTNFWARRGTQAPLFAFAGHTDVVPAGKAELWHTPPFEPTVIDDYLHGRGAADMKGSLACMIVAVERFIAAHPDHQGSIAFLITSDEEGPFINGTTRVVDTLMARDEIIDMCIVGEPSSTHAVGDVVKNGRRGSLTGDLVVKGIQGHVAYPHLANNPVHQALPALTELAAIQWDEGNAFFPPTSFQIPNVHAGTGASNVIPGEFHVQFNFRYSTELTAEEIQRRVHSTFDAHGLDYDLKWTLNGKPFLTDAGSLVEAVTKSVSQINHKEPALLTTGGTSDGRFIAQMGTQVVELGPVNATIHKVNECVSIPDLEKLTDMYQHTLNNLLAR is encoded by the coding sequence ATGAGCGATAGCCCGGTACTCGCCCTTGCTAAAGAATTAATTTGTCGTCGTTCGGTTACACCGGAAGACGCAGGATGCCAAGACTTGATGATAGAACGACTCAAGGCACTCGGCTTTGAAGTTGAAATCATGGTTTTTGAAGACACAACCAACTTTTGGGCCCGCCGAGGGACACAGGCCCCCCTATTTGCCTTTGCCGGCCATACAGATGTTGTGCCTGCCGGAAAAGCAGAATTATGGCATACCCCGCCATTTGAACCGACCGTCATTGATGACTATCTACATGGCCGTGGCGCAGCAGACATGAAAGGGTCACTTGCCTGTATGATTGTTGCGGTTGAGCGCTTTATTGCAGCACATCCTGACCATCAAGGGTCTATTGCATTTCTGATCACATCGGATGAGGAAGGCCCGTTTATCAATGGGACAACACGGGTTGTCGATACCTTGATGGCACGGGATGAAATCATTGATATGTGTATTGTCGGTGAACCCTCCAGCACCCATGCCGTCGGTGATGTGGTCAAAAATGGTCGTCGAGGCTCGTTGACCGGTGACTTAGTCGTCAAAGGTATTCAAGGCCATGTCGCCTATCCTCATTTAGCCAATAATCCGGTCCATCAAGCACTGCCAGCATTGACCGAACTTGCCGCAATTCAATGGGATGAAGGCAATGCATTTTTCCCGCCGACGAGCTTTCAGATTCCTAATGTACATGCAGGAACTGGTGCATCCAATGTGATTCCGGGTGAATTCCATGTCCAATTTAACTTCCGCTACAGTACCGAGCTGACAGCAGAAGAGATTCAGCGTCGTGTGCATTCCACATTCGACGCCCATGGCCTGGATTATGACCTGAAATGGACTTTGAATGGTAAACCGTTTTTAACTGATGCCGGTAGCCTTGTGGAAGCCGTCACCAAGTCTGTCAGCCAGATTAATCATAAAGAACCGGCACTGCTTACAACCGGCGGAACCTCCGATGGTCGGTTTATTGCCCAGATGGGTACTCAGGTTGTTGAACTTGGCCCGGTCAATGCGACGATTCACAAAGTCAATGAATGTGTCAGTATTCCTGACCTTGAGAAATTGACCGATATGTATCAACACACATTGAACAACTTACTGGCCCGATGA